GTGGCCTCGAGGCGGGCGAGCGCCGCGCCGACGGCAGGAGGCGGGTGCGGCGTCTCGATGGGCAAGCGGTCGGCCGGGAGGCCACCCCAGCCGGCGAGGCGGACGCGCGCCGGGATCGCCTCGGCGACGGGGCGGTCGAGGAGCGCGGAGAGCGCCTCGGCTTCAGCGGGAAGGAGGCGCGGACGTTTCGGGGGCGCCGGTTCGACCACGCGCCCTCCGCCGATGGTGGTTACAGGGGAGTAGGAGCGGATCACGAAACAGTCGCCCGCGCGCGCGACTACTGGCGCTTCCAGGCGGAGCTGAGCCCAGCATTCCTCGCCCGGGCCAAGCTCTGTCCGCCCGAAGGTAACGACCCGGCCCATGACCTCAGCCGTGCCCAGGTGGAAGCGCACCCGCTGGCGGTTCCGAACCGAGTGTGCGGCATGGGCGAGCAAGCGCAAGCGGACCGTGAGCATGTGTGAGCTCTGCCAGGCGGTTCCAGTCACCAGGACCGCGCCGCGCCGCAATGCCTGGCGCTCGATCCCCGCCAGCGCAATGCCCGCCCGCTGCCCGGCGGCCACGGCAACGACTTCCCGGCCGTGTTGCTGCAGGGCTCGGATCCGGGCGCTCGCTCCGCTGGGCAGCACGCGCACGACCTGATCCCGTTCCACGCGGCCGCTCCACACGGTTCCCGTGGTGACCGTCCCCGTCCCCCGAACCGTGAAGACGCGGTCGATGGGCAGACGGAAGAGATCGTCGGCCGTCCGGTCGTCCACTCGCTGCACGGCCCTGGCCAGCGCCTCGCGCAGATTCTCGAGGCCGGCGCCGGTGCGGGCGGAGACGGGGATGATCGGCACCTGAGCGAAGGCGGTCGGCGCCAGCTCACGGCGCAGCTCATCCATGACCAGCTCGAGCCAGGCCGTCTCGACCAGGTCGCTTTTCGTGACTGCGACGACGCCGGCGCGCACACCCAGGAGTTCGACAATGGCCAGGTGCTCGCGCGTCTGAGGCATGACCCCTTCATCCGCGGCAACGACGAGTAGGGCGAGGTCCATGCCCGTGGCCCCGGCGAGCATGTTCCGGACGAACGCCTCGTGGCCCGGCACATCGACGATCCCCAGCTCGAGGTCCGGAGCGAGGGCCAGGTTGGCGAAGCCCAGGTCGATGGTAATGCCGCGTCGCTTCTCCTCAGGAAGCCGATCCGTGTCGATCCCGGTCAGCGCGCGTACCAGCGCCGTCTTGCCATGGTCGATGTGGCCGGCCGTCGCCAGGATCAGCCGGCGCATGCCCCTCTCCGGACCGCGTCCGCCAGAAAGTCGAGGGAGTGCAGCACCCCGCCGTGGAGCACGTGTTGGGCCAGGAATCGGGACAGCACCATCCAGTGTCCGTCCGTGCGCCGCAGTACCACGGCCTCGCCGGCGCATAGCCGGAGGAGGTCCAGGCGCGCCCGTGCGGGCAAGCGGGCGCCGCCGCCGGTGTCCGCGCAACCGGTGCAGCGGAGGCCGCCGGCGTCAAAGTCCAGGTGGACGTCCTCCGCCGCTGGAACTCTTCGCCCGCACTCGCCGCACGTCTCCAGAGCCGGCGCAAAGCCGAGGCGTCCGACGAGCGCCCAAACTTCCGCCAGGATCCTGCTCTCGAGTTCGACCGGCTGGCAGCTTTCCAGGCGGTCCAGCGCGCGCCGCACCTGCTCGAAGAGAAGCGCGTCCGGCTCCTCACTGGCCGTGCGAAGCACGAGCTCGGCAACTAGTGAAGCGCCGCCGAATCGGAGCAGGTCCTGGCCCAGGGTTTGGCGGTTGCGCGCCAGCTCGAAGCTACTCAGAGTCTGCAGCTCTCGGGACTCCTTGAGGTAGAGCGTGGCGATGCCGTCAGTGAAGGGCTCGAGGATGCCGCCGAAGCGGCTGCGCGGCCGAAGCGCCCCCTTGGCGATGGCCGAGCGGACGCCGTGGCTTCCGGTCAGCAGTCGCAGGATCTTACTGGTTTCGCCGTAGGGAAAGGCCTGCAGGATGAGCGCGTCCGCACTGATGAGGGGCATGAGTACAGCCTGCGCTAGGGAGGGGCGGCATCAGGGGGTGAATCGGCCAAAGTCCTCGGGATTCAGCCGGCGCAAGTAGTTCTTCAGCTCCTCGGCGCGCAGCCCCTCTGAACCGCCTGCCTTGCCGCCTTCCGCCTCTTCGGGCTCGGCGAATTCCGCGGCTTCCGCGTCGGTGATCTCGATGGCAGTGTTCTCCAGCAGCTCGTCACTGGTGAAGATCGCCGCTTGCATGCGCAGGGCAATGGCAATGGAATCGGAGGGCCGCGCGTCCACGCTGAAGAGCTCCGCTCCGCGCTGGATGATCAGCTCGGCGTAATAGGTGTTTTCCACCACCCTGCTGATCACCACGCGCTGCAGCGCGCCACCCAGCCCCACAATCACGGAAGCAAACAGGTCATGCGTCAGGGGGCGGGAGAATTTCATTCCGGCCAGCTCCATGGCTATGGCGCTCGCCTCTCCCGGTCCGATCCAGATAGGCAGCACCCGATTCCCGGACTTCTCCTGCAGGATGACTACCGGCGTGTTGGATGCCCGGTCCAGTCCTAGGCTCTGCACTTTTACTTCCGTCATAGCGGTCTCCACGCCTTGAGACTGGGATCAGGTTCCTAGCTGCCAGGACGCGAGATAGCGCTCCTGCTCGGGCGTCAAGCGGTCGATTTCGATGCCCATAGCCGCCAGCTTCAGGGCCGCAATCTGGCGGTCAATCGACTCGGGAACTCGATAGACCTGTCGGGTCAGCTCCTGGGCGTGGCGCGCGATATACTCGGCCGCCAGCGCCTGGTTGGCAAAGCTCATGTCCATGACCGAAGCCGGATGCCCCTCCGCCGCCGCCAGATTGACCAATCGACCTTGGGCGAGCACGAACACCCGCTGGCCGGCGATGCGGTATTCCTGCACGAAGTCGCGCACCTCCCGGGGCTCGCCGTCGGCGATGCTGGCCAGAGTGTCGAGCGCCAGCTCCACGTTGAAATGGCCCGCATTGGCGACCACCGCGCCATCCTTCATGGCGCGGAAATGCTCCTCCCGGATCACATGGACATCGCCCGTGAGGGTCACGAACAGATCCCCCTCCACGGTGGCCCGCTCCATGGACATGACGCGGAACCCGTCCATCGCCGCTTCCAGCGCCTTGACCGGGTCGACTTCCGTGACGATCACATTGGCGCCGGCGCCGCGCGCCCGCATGGCGAACCCGCGACCGCACCATCCGTACCCGGCCACCACGACCACGGATCCGGCGAGCAGCATGTTGGTTGCGCGGAGGATCCCGTCCAGAGTGCTCTGACCCGTGCCGTAGCGGTTGTCGAAGAGGTGCTTGGTATAGGAATCGTTGACAGCGATCACCGGGAAGAGCAGCACATCGTCCTGAGCCATTGCCCTCAGCCGGATGACGCCCGTCGTGGTTTCCTCCGTCGAGCCCATCACGCCGGCGGCGAGCTCGTCCCGCTCGGCCGCCGCGAGCTGGCTTGCCCAGCCGCGGACCGGGGCGGCCAGGTCGTCAAAGCGCTGGAGCGCGATCATGTGCAGGGAGCCCACCAGGTCAGCACCGTCATCCATGGTGATGTGCGGCCGGTGGGCGAGCGCCGCCCGGATATGCTCGTAGTAGGTGTCGTGGTCCTCGCCCTTGATCGCGTATACCGAAATCTCGTGATCCCGCACCAGGTGGGCGGCGACGTCGTCCTGGGTCGACAAGGGATTGGAGGCGCACAGCGCCACCTCCGCGCCGCCGGCCTGGAGGGTCACGGCCAGATGGGCCGTCTCCGTGGTGACGTGAAGGCATGCAGAGAGACGCAGCCCCTGGAGCGGCCGCTCCCGTTCGAAGCGCTCCCGGATCTGGCGCAGCACGGGCATCTGCCGTTCGGCCCACTCGGTGCGGAGGCGCCCCCTCCGGGCCAGGGCGGGGTCACGGATATGGCAAGGCACACCAGTGTCAATGGGCATGTCCACTCCTGCCATCGAGTTGTCAGGCGCCGACAGCCGCGCGCAGGGCGCCAACCCGGTCGGTCTTCTCCCAGGCGAAGAACTCCAGCATTCCAATGTCCGACTCGCGCGTGTACGGCGTGCGGCCAAAGTGGCCGTAGGCTGCGGTAGCCGTGAAGATCGGCCGGCTGAGGCCGAGCGCTTCGATGATGGCGCGCGGCCGGAAGTCGAATACTTCCTTCAACCCCTGGGCAATCTGCTCGTCAGGCAGCTCCCCCGTGTCAAAGGTATCCACCTGTACGGCGAGCGGCTCGGCAACGCCGATCGCGTAGGCGAGCTGCACCTCGCAGCGACGCGCCAGCTCGGCGGACACCACGTTTTTCGCGGCCCAGCGCGCAGCGTAAGCGGCTGATCGGTCCACCTTGGAAGCATCCTTGCCGCTGAACGCGCCACCACCATGGCGCCCGCTGCCGCCATAGGTGTCCACGATGATCTTGCGTCCCGTGAGCCCGGTGTCGGCCTGCGGGCCGCCGGTGACGAAGCGACCTGTGGGGTTGATATGCAGGGCGCAGTACGGGCGATCGAAGAGCTCGGCCGGCAGCACGGGGACGATGGCCTCCTCGAGCAGCGTCTCGCGTACCTGTGCAAGGCTCATTTCGGGGGCGTGCTGCGCGCTCAACACGACGGTATGCAGGCGTGACGGCCGGTCCCCATCGTACTCGACTGTCACCTGCGCCTTTCCGTCGGGGCGCAGCCAGGGGAGCCGCCCGCTCCTGCGCAGCCAACCCAGCCGCTCGACCAGGCGGTGCGCGAGCAGAATCGGCGCCGGCATGAGCTCCGGCGTTTCGTCGGCGGCGTAGCCGAACATCATTCCCTGGTCCCCCGCGCCACCCGGGTCGACGCCGAGTCTGATGTCCGCCGACTGCTGGTTGAGGGAGGCCAGCACCGCGCAGCTCTGGCCGTCCAGGCCGTACTCGGCATTGGTATAGCCTATCGAGGAAATCGTCCGCCGCACGACTCCGGGGATATCGACGCGCGCGGTGGTTGTGATCTCGCCCGCGATCAGCGCCAATCCGGTGGTGACCAGGGCTTCGCAGGCTACTCGGCCGGCCGGATCCTGGAGCAGGACGGCATCGAGCACCGCGTCGCTGATCTGATCGGCAATCTTGTCCGGGTGACCTTCCGTGACCGACTCGGACGTGAAGAGGCGACGACTCAACTCAACTCCTGTCCGGCTCTCGAAGTCGGGGCAGAAAGTTAGCCGCTCAGGCGACCGGCGACAAGTTCCAGCGGCCGGAGAAGAGCGAGAGGTCGAGCCAGCGCGAGATCCCTCGCACGAGCAAGTCAGTCACCTCCTCGGCTGTGGCCGCCTCGAGCGCTTCAGCCACGACAGCGCGCGCGTCGGTCGCAGAGATGCTGCGGATGACTTTCTTGATTTCGGGCAGGGATGCCGGCCCGACGCTGAGCGCGGTGATGCCGAGGCCGAGTAAGAGGAGCACGCCCAGGGGATTGCCGGCCAGCTCGCCGCAGACGCTCACCTCGATGCCGGCGGCGCGGCCGGCTTCGGCTGTCCGCTTCAGCAACTGGATGACCGAGGGGTGGAAGGGCGTGTAGAGCCGCGCCAGACGGGAATTGCCACGGTCAACGGCCAGGGTGTACTGCACCAGGTCATTGGTGCCGATGGAGAAGAAATCCGCGTATCGAGCGAGCTCGGCGGCCGTCAGCGCGGCGGCCGGCGTCTCGATCATGACGCCGAGCTTGTAGCCAGGATTGAGGGCGATCCCCTGTGCGCGCAGCCGGTCCGCCTCCTCTTCCAGGAGCTGACGCGTGCGCCGGATTTCGTCCACATCATTGATGAGGGGCAGCATGATGCGCACATCGCCATGCGCAGTGGCGCGCAGCAGGGCGCGGAGCTGGACGCGGAAGAGCTCGGGCAAGTCGAGGCAGACGCGAATGGCGCGCCACCCGAGAAAGGGGTTCTCTTCGGGCGGCATCTGCAAGAAAAGCGGGAACTTGTCACCGCCCAGGTCGAACGTTCGGATGAAGACGGCCTGGTGTGGGAACGCCTCGGCAACGTGGCGGTAGGCCCGGTATTGCTCTTCCT
This region of Gemmatimonadota bacterium genomic DNA includes:
- the selB gene encoding selenocysteine-specific translation elongation factor, whose protein sequence is MRRLILATAGHIDHGKTALVRALTGIDTDRLPEEKRRGITIDLGFANLALAPDLELGIVDVPGHEAFVRNMLAGATGMDLALLVVAADEGVMPQTREHLAIVELLGVRAGVVAVTKSDLVETAWLELVMDELRRELAPTAFAQVPIIPVSARTGAGLENLREALARAVQRVDDRTADDLFRLPIDRVFTVRGTGTVTTGTVWSGRVERDQVVRVLPSGASARIRALQQHGREVVAVAAGQRAGIALAGIERQALRRGAVLVTGTAWQSSHMLTVRLRLLAHAAHSVRNRQRVRFHLGTAEVMGRVVTFGRTELGPGEECWAQLRLEAPVVARAGDCFVIRSYSPVTTIGGGRVVEPAPPKRPRLLPAEAEALSALLDRPVAEAIPARVRLAGWGGLPADRLPIETPHPPPAVGAALARLEATALLRVGGLLFSHELADSARQILAAAVERHHAAQPLRPGIDREELRRALPPHAPAALAEWALESLLAEGRIEARGRNVARAGFTPELAAEQRQARDELVRIFEQAGLAPPTVAELPAALGQRPDFWPLLKLLEQEGRLVSLTPDLYFARPALENAIRALRRELTAGIGLTPQEFKRVLPVSRKFLIPLLEYLDSTGVTQRRGDERFLRTNA
- the ahcY gene encoding adenosylhomocysteinase; protein product: MPCHIRDPALARRGRLRTEWAERQMPVLRQIRERFERERPLQGLRLSACLHVTTETAHLAVTLQAGGAEVALCASNPLSTQDDVAAHLVRDHEISVYAIKGEDHDTYYEHIRAALAHRPHITMDDGADLVGSLHMIALQRFDDLAAPVRGWASQLAAAERDELAAGVMGSTEETTTGVIRLRAMAQDDVLLFPVIAVNDSYTKHLFDNRYGTGQSTLDGILRATNMLLAGSVVVVAGYGWCGRGFAMRARGAGANVIVTEVDPVKALEAAMDGFRVMSMERATVEGDLFVTLTGDVHVIREEHFRAMKDGAVVANAGHFNVELALDTLASIADGEPREVRDFVQEYRIAGQRVFVLAQGRLVNLAAAEGHPASVMDMSFANQALAAEYIARHAQELTRQVYRVPESIDRQIAALKLAAMGIEIDRLTPEQERYLASWQLGT
- a CDS encoding bifunctional nuclease family protein, producing MTEVKVQSLGLDRASNTPVVILQEKSGNRVLPIWIGPGEASAIAMELAGMKFSRPLTHDLFASVIVGLGGALQRVVISRVVENTYYAELIIQRGAELFSVDARPSDSIAIALRMQAAIFTSDELLENTAIEITDAEAAEFAEPEEAEGGKAGGSEGLRAEELKNYLRRLNPEDFGRFTP
- the recO gene encoding DNA repair protein RecO produces the protein MPLISADALILQAFPYGETSKILRLLTGSHGVRSAIAKGALRPRSRFGGILEPFTDGIATLYLKESRELQTLSSFELARNRQTLGQDLLRFGGASLVAELVLRTASEEPDALLFEQVRRALDRLESCQPVELESRILAEVWALVGRLGFAPALETCGECGRRVPAAEDVHLDFDAGGLRCTGCADTGGGARLPARARLDLLRLCAGEAVVLRRTDGHWMVLSRFLAQHVLHGGVLHSLDFLADAVRRGACAG
- a CDS encoding methionine adenosyltransferase, whose amino-acid sequence is MSRRLFTSESVTEGHPDKIADQISDAVLDAVLLQDPAGRVACEALVTTGLALIAGEITTTARVDIPGVVRRTISSIGYTNAEYGLDGQSCAVLASLNQQSADIRLGVDPGGAGDQGMMFGYAADETPELMPAPILLAHRLVERLGWLRRSGRLPWLRPDGKAQVTVEYDGDRPSRLHTVVLSAQHAPEMSLAQVRETLLEEAIVPVLPAELFDRPYCALHINPTGRFVTGGPQADTGLTGRKIIVDTYGGSGRHGGGAFSGKDASKVDRSAAYAARWAAKNVVSAELARRCEVQLAYAIGVAEPLAVQVDTFDTGELPDEQIAQGLKEVFDFRPRAIIEALGLSRPIFTATAAYGHFGRTPYTRESDIGMLEFFAWEKTDRVGALRAAVGA